Proteins co-encoded in one Pyramidobacter porci genomic window:
- a CDS encoding L-threonylcarbamoyladenylate synthase, translating into MKKYDNIVPVDFWNPDPTVIARAAALIRAGELVAFPTETVYGLGGNALDGEAVKKIYAAKGRPSDNPLILHFPGPEAAETAAYVDDRARGLMERFWPGPLTLVLPARDCVSKEARGGLATVGCRMPDYPAALAFFAACGVPVAGPSANRSGRPSPTNARTVAEDIGSAAAMILDAGECRVGVESTVLDVSGAVPVLLRPGGVAMEELREFLGEVALPVGVNELKRSPGTRYRHYAPVVEVRVWEPGAAFDWPEKFTYMGVALPERTPARRIHFDSFEAYAHGLFTALRELEKDGLPIVAQWPPLGGIGRALRDRISRAAGLL; encoded by the coding sequence TTGAAAAAGTATGACAACATCGTTCCCGTCGATTTCTGGAACCCCGATCCGACAGTGATCGCCCGCGCCGCGGCGCTGATCCGCGCCGGCGAGCTGGTGGCCTTTCCCACCGAGACGGTCTACGGCCTCGGCGGCAACGCGCTGGACGGCGAAGCGGTGAAGAAAATTTACGCCGCCAAGGGGCGTCCCTCGGACAATCCGCTCATCCTGCATTTTCCCGGCCCCGAAGCGGCGGAGACGGCGGCGTACGTCGACGATCGCGCCCGGGGCCTGATGGAGCGCTTCTGGCCGGGGCCGCTGACGCTGGTGCTGCCGGCTCGCGACTGCGTGTCGAAGGAGGCGCGCGGCGGGCTGGCGACCGTCGGCTGCCGCATGCCCGACTATCCCGCGGCGCTGGCGTTCTTCGCCGCCTGCGGCGTACCCGTGGCCGGTCCGAGCGCCAACCGCAGCGGCCGCCCCAGCCCCACGAACGCGCGGACCGTGGCCGAAGACATCGGCTCCGCCGCGGCGATGATCCTCGACGCCGGCGAGTGCCGCGTCGGCGTCGAATCGACCGTGCTCGACGTGAGCGGCGCTGTGCCGGTGCTGCTGCGCCCCGGCGGCGTCGCCATGGAAGAGCTGCGGGAATTTCTCGGCGAAGTGGCGCTGCCCGTCGGCGTCAACGAATTGAAGCGCTCGCCGGGGACCCGCTACCGCCATTACGCGCCCGTCGTGGAAGTGCGCGTCTGGGAGCCGGGCGCGGCGTTCGACTGGCCGGAAAAGTTCACGTACATGGGCGTGGCGCTTCCCGAAAGAACGCCGGCGCGCCGGATCCATTTCGACAGCTTCGAAGCGTACGCCCACGGACTTTTCACGGCGTTGCGCGAGCTGGAAAAGGACGGTCTGCCCATCGTCGCCCAGTGGCCGCCGCTCGGCGGCATCGGCCGGGCCCTGCGCGACCGCATTTCCCGCGCCGCGGGGCTGCTCTGA
- the tgt gene encoding tRNA guanosine(34) transglycosylase Tgt produces MFEYRLIAQDPETGARAGEFVTPHGVIPTPVFMPVGTQATVKAMSPDELKQIGAEIILSNTYHLFLRPGPDLIAKAGGLHGFMNWDRPVLTDSGGFQVFSLAGISKVMDDGVEFQSHLDGTRYLMTPELATQVQEKLGSDIAMCFDQCVKLPCSREQAQDAVERTLRWAARCKAAHTRADQAQFGIVQGALFDDLRAACADELARMDFPGYAVGGLSVGESHAEMYRCLDALMPHLPERKPRYLMGVGHPANLIEGIARGVDMFDCVLPTRNGRTGTVFTRDGRMNVKNRRYAEDFSPIDAECDCYACRNFTRAYVRHLYRAGEILAVRLLSWHNVHFLVQLVAGARQAIVEGRFGEYRREFMTRYEGGAYLEKV; encoded by the coding sequence GTGTTTGAATACCGATTGATCGCCCAGGACCCGGAGACGGGGGCGCGTGCCGGCGAGTTCGTCACGCCGCACGGCGTGATCCCCACGCCGGTTTTCATGCCCGTGGGCACGCAGGCCACGGTGAAGGCCATGAGCCCCGACGAACTGAAGCAGATCGGGGCCGAGATCATCCTGTCGAACACCTACCATCTGTTTTTGCGCCCCGGTCCCGACCTGATCGCCAAGGCCGGCGGGCTGCACGGCTTCATGAACTGGGACCGCCCCGTCCTCACCGACAGCGGCGGCTTCCAGGTGTTTTCGCTGGCGGGCATCAGCAAGGTCATGGACGACGGCGTCGAGTTCCAGTCCCATCTGGACGGCACGCGCTACCTGATGACGCCCGAGCTGGCCACGCAGGTTCAGGAAAAGCTGGGAAGCGACATCGCCATGTGCTTCGACCAGTGCGTCAAGCTGCCCTGCTCGCGCGAACAGGCGCAGGATGCGGTGGAGCGCACGCTGCGCTGGGCGGCGCGCTGCAAAGCCGCTCATACCCGCGCCGACCAGGCGCAGTTCGGCATCGTGCAGGGGGCGCTGTTCGACGACCTGCGCGCCGCCTGCGCCGACGAGCTGGCGCGGATGGATTTCCCCGGCTACGCCGTCGGCGGCCTGTCGGTGGGCGAGTCGCACGCGGAGATGTACCGCTGCCTCGACGCTCTGATGCCGCATCTGCCGGAGCGCAAGCCGCGCTATCTGATGGGCGTCGGCCATCCCGCCAATCTGATCGAGGGCATCGCCCGCGGCGTCGACATGTTCGACTGCGTGCTGCCGACGCGCAACGGCCGCACCGGCACCGTGTTCACCCGCGACGGCAGGATGAACGTCAAGAACCGGCGCTACGCCGAGGACTTTTCGCCCATCGACGCCGAGTGCGATTGCTACGCCTGCCGCAACTTCACGCGCGCCTACGTGCGCCATCTCTATCGGGCCGGCGAGATCCTGGCGGTGCGGTTGCTTTCGTGGCACAACGTCCATTTCCTCGTCCAGCTCGTGGCCGGCGCGCGGCAGGCCATCGTCGAGGGACGCTTCGGCGAATACCGGCGCGAGTTTATGACGCGGTACGAAGGCGGCGCTTATCTTGAAAAAGTATGA
- the rpoB gene encoding DNA-directed RNA polymerase subunit beta, translated as MAEFVPVSKGRQRLIFGSGHDVIPLPDMVEVQRESYRSFFQEGAAPGDRESVGLQELLDEISPISNFDGSFRLEFLGYEIDEPSMSQEEAKRRDCTWHRPIRAKVRLHNDRAQEVREEEIYLGDFPVMTPRGTFIINGTERVVVNQLARSAGVYFKSEPGASGAQNYSAKIIPERGAWVEFVMAGDSLSVNIDSRRKLPATLLLKAFGLGTNEELLKAFGGVVEDLDIVTEEAAGRLLAESVTDSRGQVLLHEGTRLDKDGLELLWEQGRTSLKVWNVAPIFVSALEKENTNSTDEALLEILRRMRPNEPVRIEGAREYFDELFLDVRRYTLGRVGRYKLNRRLGLNLRKDEYLLTLDDLIRIVKGLVALRDTEEQRDDVTFPEIGEEYTDDIDHLGNRRVRSIGELLQSQLRIGMLRLERIAKERMTTVADLSKAMVRDLINVRPLAAALREFFGSGQLSQFMDQNNPLSELTHRRRLSALGPGGLSRERAGFEARDVHYTHYGRICPIETPEGPNIGLVTSLGTYARLNEYGFLITPRRPVKNGAVSTKAEDVVYLSADEEDNYYVGRANTPFDPETGRLTEDAVYARYKGDIVKIAPEQVDFLDVSSKQVVSASAALIPFLEHDDANRALMGSNMQRQAVPLLLPKAPFVGTGIEERVARDSGCCVYSSCDGSVTYVDSDRIEVTDDSGARHEFELDKFLRSNQGTIIHQRPTVDVGDKVKADELLADGQSVDGGELALGRNVLIAFVPWEGYNYEDAILLSEKLVKEDYFSSIHIEEYEIDSRDTKLGPEEITRDIPNVGEDALRNLDEDGVVRIGAEVNPGDILVGKVTPKGEADHSPEEKLLRAIFGEKAGEVRDTSLHLPHGTRGKVVSVKRLNHVDNPESLSPGVNEVIKVYVAQWRKITVGDKMSGRHGNKGVVSRILPVEDMPYLPDGTPVDVCLNPLGVPSRMNLGQVLEVILGFVALKNGWHVGTPVFEGATEEEIYKMLQEISDRDPGLRGKLSSGGTIRLCDGRTGDLMAEPSTVGVMYMLKLNHLVDDKLHARSVGPYSLITQQPLGGKAQFGGQRFGEMEVWALQGYGAAHVLQEMLTVKSDDIRGRLKTYEKIIKGQNLTKPGVPESFKVLVKELEGLGLTVSIDYSDGTSGPLPIDDDDDGPRRPSDIDNITANDMMFAAEGDLPAQPAERNAEEPDGEDEFGVLPDADEENAGGGNAADPEAQEMPNLNE; from the coding sequence ATGGCTGAGTTTGTTCCGGTGAGCAAGGGGCGTCAGCGTCTGATTTTCGGCAGCGGACACGATGTGATTCCGCTTCCCGACATGGTGGAAGTCCAGCGCGAGTCCTACCGCAGTTTTTTCCAGGAAGGCGCGGCGCCTGGGGATCGCGAGTCCGTAGGCCTTCAGGAGCTTCTCGACGAGATTTCCCCGATCAGCAATTTCGACGGCAGTTTTCGTCTTGAGTTTCTGGGCTACGAGATCGACGAACCTTCCATGTCCCAGGAGGAGGCAAAACGCCGCGACTGCACGTGGCACCGTCCTATCAGGGCCAAAGTGCGCCTGCACAACGACCGTGCGCAGGAAGTGCGCGAGGAGGAGATCTACCTCGGCGATTTTCCCGTCATGACTCCGCGCGGCACCTTCATCATCAACGGTACCGAGCGCGTCGTCGTCAACCAGTTGGCCCGCAGCGCCGGCGTCTATTTCAAGTCCGAGCCAGGCGCCTCGGGCGCGCAGAACTATTCGGCGAAGATCATTCCCGAGCGCGGCGCCTGGGTGGAGTTCGTCATGGCCGGCGATTCGCTGTCGGTCAACATCGACAGCCGCCGCAAGCTGCCCGCTACTCTGCTGCTCAAAGCCTTCGGCCTGGGCACGAACGAGGAGCTGCTCAAGGCGTTCGGCGGCGTTGTGGAAGATCTGGACATCGTCACGGAAGAAGCGGCCGGCCGCCTGCTGGCCGAGTCGGTTACCGATTCCCGCGGACAGGTGCTGCTCCATGAAGGGACCCGACTTGACAAAGACGGACTCGAGCTGCTCTGGGAGCAGGGACGCACGTCGCTCAAGGTGTGGAACGTAGCCCCGATCTTTGTCTCCGCCCTCGAGAAGGAGAACACCAACAGCACCGACGAAGCCCTGCTGGAAATTTTGCGGCGCATGAGGCCGAACGAGCCCGTGCGCATCGAGGGCGCGCGCGAATACTTCGACGAATTGTTCCTTGACGTGCGCCGTTACACGCTGGGGCGTGTCGGCCGCTACAAGCTGAACCGCCGCCTGGGCCTGAATTTGAGAAAAGACGAGTACCTGCTCACGCTCGACGATTTGATCCGCATCGTCAAGGGGCTGGTCGCCCTGCGCGACACGGAAGAGCAGCGCGACGACGTGACGTTCCCCGAAATCGGCGAGGAATATACCGACGACATCGACCATCTCGGCAACCGCCGCGTCCGCTCCATCGGTGAACTGCTGCAGAGCCAGCTGCGTATCGGCATGCTGCGCCTCGAACGCATCGCCAAAGAACGCATGACCACGGTGGCCGACCTCAGCAAGGCCATGGTTCGCGACCTGATCAACGTGCGTCCGCTGGCGGCCGCTCTGCGCGAGTTCTTCGGTTCGGGGCAGCTGTCGCAGTTCATGGATCAGAACAATCCTCTCTCGGAGCTGACGCACCGCCGCCGCCTCTCGGCCCTCGGTCCCGGCGGTCTGAGTCGCGAGCGCGCCGGATTCGAAGCCCGCGACGTTCACTACACTCACTATGGCCGCATCTGTCCCATCGAAACGCCCGAAGGTCCGAACATCGGTCTGGTGACTTCGCTGGGCACCTACGCGCGCCTCAACGAGTACGGCTTTCTGATCACGCCGCGCCGCCCCGTCAAAAACGGCGCGGTCTCCACGAAGGCGGAAGACGTCGTCTATCTGTCCGCCGACGAGGAGGACAACTATTACGTCGGCCGCGCCAACACGCCCTTCGATCCGGAAACGGGGCGCCTCACGGAAGACGCTGTGTACGCCCGCTACAAGGGCGATATCGTCAAGATCGCTCCCGAACAGGTGGATTTCCTCGACGTATCCTCGAAACAGGTCGTGTCGGCTTCCGCCGCGCTGATCCCGTTCCTCGAGCACGACGACGCCAACCGCGCTCTGATGGGCTCGAACATGCAGCGTCAGGCCGTGCCGCTGCTGCTGCCCAAGGCTCCCTTTGTCGGTACCGGCATCGAAGAGCGCGTGGCCCGCGATTCCGGCTGCTGCGTCTACTCTTCCTGCGACGGCTCCGTCACCTATGTCGATTCCGACCGCATCGAAGTGACCGACGACAGCGGCGCCCGTCACGAATTCGAACTCGACAAGTTCCTGCGCTCCAACCAAGGCACCATCATCCATCAGCGTCCCACAGTCGACGTGGGTGACAAGGTAAAGGCCGACGAATTGCTGGCCGACGGCCAATCCGTCGACGGCGGCGAGCTGGCGCTGGGGCGCAACGTCCTCATTGCGTTCGTGCCGTGGGAAGGCTACAACTACGAGGACGCCATCCTGCTCAGCGAAAAACTTGTCAAGGAAGACTATTTTTCTTCCATCCATATCGAAGAGTACGAGATCGATTCCCGTGACACCAAGCTTGGCCCCGAGGAGATCACCCGCGACATTCCCAATGTCGGTGAAGACGCGCTGCGCAACCTCGACGAGGACGGCGTGGTGCGCATCGGCGCCGAGGTCAACCCCGGCGACATCCTCGTCGGCAAGGTCACGCCCAAGGGCGAAGCTGACCACAGCCCCGAGGAAAAACTGCTGCGCGCCATTTTCGGCGAGAAAGCCGGCGAAGTGCGCGACACGTCGCTGCACCTGCCCCACGGCACGCGCGGCAAAGTCGTTTCCGTCAAACGCCTGAACCACGTCGACAACCCCGAGTCGCTCAGCCCCGGCGTGAACGAAGTTATCAAAGTTTACGTGGCCCAGTGGCGCAAGATCACCGTCGGCGACAAGATGTCGGGACGTCACGGCAATAAGGGCGTCGTTTCCCGCATCCTGCCCGTGGAGGACATGCCCTACCTTCCCGACGGCACGCCCGTTGACGTCTGCCTCAATCCTCTGGGTGTTCCCAGCCGCATGAACCTCGGCCAGGTGCTCGAGGTCATCCTCGGCTTCGTGGCGCTCAAGAACGGCTGGCACGTCGGCACTCCCGTGTTCGAGGGCGCCACGGAAGAGGAGATCTACAAGATGCTGCAGGAAATTTCCGACCGCGATCCCGGCCTGCGCGGCAAATTGTCGTCGGGCGGCACGATCCGCCTGTGCGACGGCCGCACCGGCGACCTGATGGCCGAGCCCAGCACCGTCGGCGTCATGTACATGCTCAAGCTCAACCACCTCGTCGACGACAAGCTGCACGCCCGTTCCGTCGGCCCCTACAGCCTGATCACGCAGCAGCCTCTGGGCGGCAAGGCCCAGTTCGGCGGCCAGCGCTTCGGCGAGATGGAAGTCTGGGCCCTGCAAGGCTACGGCGCCGCGCACGTGCTTCAGGAAATGCTCACCGTCAAGTCCGACGATATCCGCGGCCGCCTCAAGACCTACGAGAAGATCATCAAGGGACAGAACCTCACCAAGCCCGGCGTGCCCGAGAGCTTCAAGGTGCTCGTCAAAGAACTGGAAGGGCTTGGCCTGACCGTTTCCATCGATTACAGCGACGGCACCTCCGGGCCGCTTCCGATCGATGACGATGACGATGGCCCGCGCCGTCCCAGTGACATCGACAACATCACCGCCAACGACATGATGTTTGCCGCCGAAGGGGATCTGCCCGCTCAGCCGGCAGAGCGGAATGCCGAAGAGCCCGACGGCGAGGATGAGTTCGGGGTGCTGCCGGATGCGGATGAAGAGAACGCCGGCGGCGGAAACGCGGCGGATCCCGAAGCGCAGGAAATGCCCAATCTGAACGAATAA
- the rpoC gene encoding DNA-directed RNA polymerase subunit beta' encodes MNKEIVGIRLRLATPEQIRDLSHGEVKKPETINYRTLRPERDGLFCERIFGPTKSYECACGKYKKSGPKFKGVVCDRCGVEVTDNRVRRERMGHIELAAPVVHIWYLRGIPSRLSLLLGTPTKMLERVVYFAPLRKREAAYKVVIEGKRPDLAAKDDVISESEMRVHTHYDPKFKAEEAYRILSTDDVPLSVGDVISANQLARYQSEWGGESFSAEPAYTIVSLDGVTADEVPVLTAEGLAAESAGEMKWKPGDSISESDLAALRGGSEVAAERRKTGTQDSYIVTSVTRLPYSKGQILSQSEHTLFQEKYPHRFTSQLESVVVEDPCYLVIDEGESPFSDSDIIIEREQHLCSAYDPKFKAGIGAEGVREKLCAMDLNHLVQELREELSETTGQKRRKIVKRLQVVEDFRKGDCAPQSMVLEVLPVIPPDLRPMVQLDGGRFATSDLNDLYRRVINRNNRLSKLKELKAPEIIVRNEKRMLQESVDALIDNGRMGKAVLGAGNRPLKSLTDLLRGKKGRFRQNLLGKRVDYSGRSVIAIGPFLRLYQCGLPKQMALELFKPFVIQKMVEKGIATNVKNGKRMIERGNEEIWGILEEIIKDHPVMLNRAPTLHRLGIQAFEPILMEGKAIRLHPMACTAFNADFDGDQMAVHVPLSIEAQTEARMLMLAANNLLSPASGKPIVSPTQDILLGVYYITNMVSGLKGENTYYDSLDDVMTALDHGAVHVNTRIYLRWDPEWKPLTKKGMEDSDFLDPKTRKWLITSPGRALFNLHLNPRLRFVNFQMGKKDLSAMLDKAYDYLSHIEMVDTLDSIKNLGYHWACLSGLSFQMQAIVIPPEKQQLVNESLDIDGRIREQYEMGILTEDEYLRQKEELWSGAAGKIGDSIMDHMAVTNPIRMMVESGARGSRGQLAQMAGIRGLMADPTGRIIDYPITTNFREGMNMLEYFISTHGARKGLADTALRTAKSGYLTRRLVDVAQDIIVLEEDCHTGKGIKIEPMKSDGKVVIPLSERIAGRTSLEDIDDPVSGERIISKNELIPPDKALEIENIREHIWVRSPLSCESPYGICQKCYGVDLSSRKMVNIGEAVGVVAAQSIGEPGTQLTMRTFHTGGVRISGEDITQGLPRIEQLFEARRPKKVSYLAGLNGKVAEVRELEGKRKVIIEGTPNDSDVVQKVTYSIPASQSILVEEGDEVKSDTLITDGYIDPQQLLEVEGQEAVQKYLVDSIQEVYRSQGVSINNKHIEVILRKVAPINRLRVIDEGDTSLVAGDLVWAADVQKEIDELTAENERNLEEAVRTLSGKIFLGQEGVHPTSEITSRQKTVIDRPLVEELLKAGTPMTKLHLLDDDCPLDVIVGEASFRARLKGFQPVEPITCADGTVIPNSCELTLQDLTRITATPSEPHFYRDVETLRKLTDAAYLAKDVSISGKVIARTNDLVSGELVQKLSSNPVRSIRIWKNVQHIDVIDYLQERLISTHWGKLLTAAFDAEGNPVPNMPRIVDASVIRAILQGKIKTLALHDSDKPVHLDEYLAQALINAVVGKVTLDAVELGEGRGSIPAGVTLAEEHAARIIASRVPKLSLRPASPQSEEVTLISRVSYVRKLRVPPLCKKFIHGITKAALATESFLSAASFQQTAQILAGAAVRSQVDHLMGLKENVIIGHLIPAGTGIERFQSLKVSSRFVPASEAENADDAAEKQLPEGAEVPADE; translated from the coding sequence ATGAATAAAGAAATCGTCGGAATCCGTCTGCGCCTGGCCACTCCCGAGCAGATCCGGGATCTGTCCCACGGCGAAGTCAAAAAGCCCGAAACGATCAATTACCGTACGCTGCGTCCCGAACGCGACGGCCTTTTCTGCGAGCGTATCTTCGGACCGACCAAAAGCTACGAGTGTGCCTGCGGCAAATACAAGAAGAGCGGCCCCAAGTTCAAGGGCGTTGTCTGCGACCGTTGCGGCGTCGAAGTCACCGACAACCGCGTGCGCCGCGAGCGCATGGGGCATATCGAGCTGGCGGCCCCCGTCGTGCACATCTGGTATCTGCGCGGCATTCCCAGCCGCCTCAGCCTGCTGTTGGGCACTCCCACCAAAATGCTGGAGCGTGTTGTCTATTTCGCGCCGCTGCGCAAGCGCGAGGCGGCGTACAAGGTCGTCATCGAGGGCAAGCGCCCCGACCTGGCCGCCAAGGACGACGTGATCTCCGAATCGGAGATGCGCGTCCACACTCATTACGACCCCAAATTCAAGGCCGAAGAAGCGTACCGCATCCTTTCCACCGACGACGTGCCGCTTTCCGTCGGCGACGTGATCAGCGCCAACCAGCTGGCCCGCTACCAGTCTGAATGGGGGGGAGAATCCTTCTCGGCGGAGCCGGCCTACACGATCGTCTCTCTCGACGGCGTCACGGCCGACGAAGTTCCCGTTCTGACGGCCGAAGGCCTCGCCGCCGAGTCCGCAGGCGAAATGAAGTGGAAGCCCGGCGACAGCATTTCCGAGTCCGATCTGGCTGCCCTGCGCGGCGGCAGCGAAGTGGCGGCCGAGCGCCGCAAAACGGGCACTCAGGACAGCTACATCGTCACCTCGGTGACTCGTCTGCCCTACAGTAAGGGACAGATTCTCTCCCAGTCGGAACACACGCTGTTCCAGGAAAAATATCCGCACCGCTTCACCTCGCAGCTTGAGAGCGTCGTCGTCGAGGATCCCTGCTATCTGGTCATCGACGAGGGCGAATCGCCGTTCTCCGATTCCGACATCATCATCGAGCGCGAACAGCACCTGTGCTCAGCTTACGATCCCAAATTCAAGGCCGGCATCGGTGCCGAAGGCGTGCGCGAAAAACTCTGTGCCATGGATCTGAACCATCTCGTCCAAGAGCTGCGCGAGGAACTTTCCGAAACGACGGGACAGAAGCGCCGCAAGATCGTCAAGCGTCTTCAGGTGGTGGAGGATTTCCGCAAAGGCGACTGCGCGCCTCAGTCCATGGTGCTCGAAGTGCTGCCCGTTATCCCCCCCGATCTGCGTCCCATGGTTCAGCTCGACGGCGGCCGCTTCGCCACCTCTGACCTCAACGATCTGTATCGCCGCGTCATCAACCGCAACAACCGCCTCAGCAAGCTGAAGGAGCTCAAGGCCCCCGAGATCATCGTCCGCAACGAAAAGCGCATGCTTCAAGAGTCCGTCGACGCCCTGATCGACAACGGCCGCATGGGCAAAGCCGTGCTCGGCGCTGGCAACCGCCCCCTCAAGAGCCTCACCGACCTGCTGCGCGGCAAGAAGGGCCGTTTCCGCCAGAACTTGCTGGGCAAGCGCGTCGACTATTCCGGCCGTTCCGTTATCGCCATCGGCCCATTCCTGCGCCTGTATCAGTGCGGTCTCCCCAAGCAAATGGCGCTGGAGTTGTTCAAGCCGTTCGTCATCCAGAAGATGGTCGAGAAAGGCATCGCCACGAACGTCAAAAATGGCAAGCGCATGATCGAGCGCGGCAACGAAGAGATCTGGGGCATCCTCGAAGAGATCATCAAGGACCATCCTGTCATGCTCAACCGCGCCCCGACGCTGCACCGTCTGGGCATTCAGGCTTTCGAGCCGATTCTCATGGAAGGCAAGGCCATCCGCCTGCACCCCATGGCGTGCACGGCTTTCAACGCCGACTTCGACGGCGACCAGATGGCCGTCCACGTGCCGTTGTCCATCGAGGCGCAGACCGAGGCCCGCATGCTCATGCTGGCTGCCAACAACCTTCTTTCCCCCGCCAGCGGCAAGCCGATCGTTTCGCCCACCCAGGACATTCTGCTCGGCGTGTACTACATTACCAACATGGTGTCCGGCCTCAAAGGCGAGAACACCTATTACGACAGTCTCGACGATGTGATGACCGCCCTCGATCACGGTGCGGTGCACGTCAACACGCGCATCTATCTGCGTTGGGATCCCGAATGGAAGCCGCTCACCAAAAAAGGCATGGAGGACAGCGATTTCCTCGATCCCAAGACCCGTAAGTGGCTGATCACGTCGCCAGGGCGCGCCCTTTTCAATCTGCACCTCAATCCGCGCCTGCGCTTCGTCAACTTCCAGATGGGCAAGAAAGACCTCAGCGCCATGCTCGACAAGGCCTACGATTACCTCAGCCACATCGAGATGGTGGACACGCTCGATTCGATCAAGAACCTCGGCTATCACTGGGCCTGTCTCAGCGGCCTGAGCTTCCAGATGCAGGCCATCGTCATTCCGCCCGAAAAGCAGCAGCTCGTCAACGAGTCGCTGGATATCGACGGACGCATCCGCGAACAATACGAGATGGGCATTCTCACCGAAGACGAGTATCTGCGTCAGAAGGAAGAACTGTGGTCCGGCGCTGCCGGCAAGATCGGCGACTCCATCATGGATCACATGGCCGTTACCAATCCCATCCGCATGATGGTCGAGTCCGGCGCCCGAGGCAGCAGAGGGCAGCTGGCGCAGATGGCCGGCATCCGCGGCCTGATGGCCGACCCGACGGGACGCATTATCGACTATCCGATTACCACGAACTTCCGTGAAGGCATGAACATGCTGGAATATTTCATTTCCACCCACGGAGCCCGCAAGGGGCTGGCCGATACGGCTCTGCGCACGGCCAAATCGGGATATCTGACCCGCCGTCTGGTCGACGTCGCTCAGGACATCATCGTCCTCGAAGAAGACTGCCACACCGGCAAGGGCATCAAGATCGAGCCGATGAAGAGCGACGGCAAGGTCGTCATCCCGCTGAGCGAACGCATTGCCGGGCGCACCAGCCTTGAAGACATTGACGATCCCGTCAGCGGCGAACGTATTATCAGCAAGAACGAACTGATTCCGCCGGACAAGGCCCTTGAAATCGAGAACATCCGCGAACACATCTGGGTCCGCAGCCCGTTGAGCTGCGAGTCGCCTTACGGCATCTGCCAAAAATGCTATGGCGTCGATCTGTCCAGCCGCAAGATGGTCAACATCGGCGAAGCGGTCGGCGTCGTCGCGGCGCAGTCCATCGGCGAGCCGGGCACTCAGCTGACCATGCGCACGTTTCATACCGGCGGCGTGCGCATTTCCGGAGAGGACATCACCCAGGGGCTTCCTCGCATCGAACAGCTTTTCGAAGCGCGCCGGCCCAAAAAGGTCTCCTATCTGGCGGGGCTCAACGGCAAGGTGGCCGAAGTGCGCGAGCTCGAGGGCAAGCGCAAAGTCATTATCGAAGGCACTCCCAACGACAGTGACGTTGTGCAAAAGGTTACCTATAGCATCCCCGCTTCTCAGAGCATTCTGGTGGAGGAGGGGGATGAAGTCAAATCGGATACCCTGATCACCGACGGCTACATCGACCCCCAGCAGCTGCTCGAAGTCGAGGGGCAGGAAGCCGTGCAGAAATACTTGGTGGACAGCATCCAGGAAGTTTACCGTTCGCAGGGCGTCTCCATCAACAACAAGCACATCGAGGTTATTTTGCGCAAAGTCGCGCCGATCAATCGTCTGCGCGTCATCGACGAAGGCGACACTTCGCTGGTGGCGGGCGATTTGGTCTGGGCTGCCGACGTGCAGAAAGAGATCGACGAGCTGACGGCGGAGAACGAGCGCAATCTTGAAGAGGCCGTCAGAACGCTCTCCGGCAAGATTTTTCTTGGGCAGGAAGGCGTCCATCCTACGTCGGAGATCACAAGCCGTCAGAAGACTGTCATCGACCGTCCGCTGGTCGAGGAACTTCTCAAAGCCGGCACGCCGATGACCAAGCTTCATTTGCTTGACGACGACTGTCCGCTGGACGTTATTGTCGGCGAAGCTTCTTTCCGCGCGCGTCTGAAAGGATTCCAGCCCGTGGAGCCCATCACCTGCGCCGACGGCACGGTGATCCCCAACTCTTGCGAGTTGACGCTGCAGGACTTGACTCGCATCACGGCCACGCCTTCAGAGCCCCATTTCTATCGTGACGTAGAAACTTTGCGCAAGCTTACTGACGCGGCCTATTTGGCCAAGGACGTCTCGATAAGCGGCAAGGTGATCGCCAGAACGAACGATCTGGTCAGCGGCGAGCTGGTGCAAAAACTCAGCAGCAACCCCGTCAGAAGCATCCGCATCTGGAAGAACGTCCAGCACATCGACGTCATCGATTACCTCCAGGAGCGCCTGATCAGCACTCACTGGGGCAAACTTCTGACTGCCGCTTTCGACGCCGAAGGCAACCCCGTGCCCAACATGCCCAGGATTGTCGACGCGTCGGTGATTCGGGCCATTCTGCAGGGCAAGATCAAGACACTGGCATTGCACGACAGCGACAAACCCGTTCATCTTGACGAGTATCTGGCCCAGGCGCTCATCAATGCCGTTGTCGGCAAAGTCACTCTGGATGCCGTCGAACTTGGCGAAGGTAGGGGCAGCATTCCTGCCGGCGTTACGCTCGCGGAAGAACACGCCGCCCGCATCATTGCCAGCCGCGTGCCGAAGTTGAGTCTGCGCCCCGCCTCGCCGCAGAGCGAGGAAGTGACGCTGATTTCACGCGTGTCCTATGTGCGCAAGCTGCGCGTTCCGCCTCTGTGCAAAAAGTTCATCCACGGCATCACCAAGGCCGCTTTGGCAACAGAGAGTTTCCTGAGCGCCGCGTCTTTCCAGCAGACCGCCCAGATCCTTGCCGGCGCCGCTGTGCGCAGTCAGGTCGACCATTTGATGGGGCTCAAGGAAAACGTCATCATTGGTCATCTGATTCCTGCCGGAACGGGGATCGAACGCTTTCAGAGTCTTAAGGTTTCCAGCAGATTCGTGCCTGCCTCCGAGGCGGAGAACGCCGATGACGCTGCGGAAAAACAGCTGCCTGAGGGCGCTGAGGTTCCGGCGGACGAGTAA